ACCACGACCACCACTCCGAGCGGAACCAGCACCACCACCTACGTCGTCGTCGGCCTTGTGATAATCATCATCGCCGGCGCGGCCTGGTACTTCACCAAGAAGAAGTGATTTCGTTCTTTCCCTTCTTTTTTGGAATTTTACCTTGATGTGCTTCGCCCTTCTCAACCCTACGCTTCTATGAAATGTGTACATTTAAGCAGTAAGATATATAAGGTCAGTTTTACAATGCTGAAAAAGATACATTAAACACGAGCAATCTACTTGGGGGTGAAAAGATGGGGTATCTCAAGTACCTTGCGTTTAGAATCGTGAACGCCATTATTGTTCTGTTGATAGTGACTTTTATTATTTCGGCACTCTTCGTTAAAGTCGCAGAGGAGAGCAATAAATCAAAGATGTATGAGGAGCTGATGCTGTGGGAAAGATCCGAGGGTGCCAAAATCAAGCAGAGTCAGGGACTTGAAGCTTTTGAACAGGCCAAGGCTGCCAAACAGGCATCCCTCGAGGACAAGTATGAGCTGAACGTCCCCTACTGGCAGAAGGTTTACAATAAGGCGATACGTACGTTAAAGCTTGATTTCGGAACGACGAGCATGCCTATCTTCGGTACCAACAACGTTTCGGACATCATTAAAGTCGCGGTTCCGAGGAGCATACTCCTCTTCACGACTGCTACGATAATCGTTATTATCCTGGGTATTTTCCTTGGTGTTAGGGCCGCCAGACACGCCGGAAGCGTATTTGACAGGGCGTTGTCCATCTTTGCGCTGGTCACTTACAGTCTGCCGATGTGGTGGACGGGAATGATGTTCCTGCTCATCTTCGCCTACAAGCTCGGCTGGTTCCCGTTGAGCTCGATGTTTGACCCACAGCTCACCGGCTGGGCCCACATTAAGGACGTCATCTGGAGGCTTGCCCTTCCGGTTTTCACCTACGTCTTCGTCATCTTCGGTGGCTGGGCTTGGACTACGAGGAACATTATGATAGGTACCCTCCAGGAGGACTTTATCATGGCGGCCAGGGCAAAGGGTATCCC
This genomic interval from Thermococcus sp. CX2 contains the following:
- a CDS encoding LPXTG cell wall anchor domain-containing protein gives rise to the protein TTTTTPSGTSTTTYVVVGLVIIIIAGAAWYFTKKK
- a CDS encoding ABC transporter permease, coding for MGYLKYLAFRIVNAIIVLLIVTFIISALFVKVAEESNKSKMYEELMLWERSEGAKIKQSQGLEAFEQAKAAKQASLEDKYELNVPYWQKVYNKAIRTLKLDFGTTSMPIFGTNNVSDIIKVAVPRSILLFTTATIIVIILGIFLGVRAARHAGSVFDRALSIFALVTYSLPMWWTGMMFLLIFAYKLGWFPLSSMFDPQLTGWAHIKDVIWRLALPVFTYVFVIFGGWAWTTRNIMIGTLQEDFIMAARAKGIPEHKIIYGHALRAAAPPIVTMIIFALLGSLGGAIISELVFNYPGMGRLYWVALQQNETSLLIGLTYFFTVLYLASVVLADMIYGFLDPRVKVGASARM